Proteins from a genomic interval of Leishmania infantum JPCM5 genome chromosome 11:
- the AAT15 gene encoding putative amino acid permease/transporter, giving the protein MYTFTISGAYGIEEAVMGGGVLLTIVSIIVIPVIMGAPMVLVVAELAAAVPSNAGFLMWIKLSFHRCVYLSMAIMSLIYIAVDNALYPTMFSEYLCTSIRCSDTGAKFLRLGMLLFTYALNMLGVEAVGVTSVVLTVLTVAPFVLMYLLQQLHTGFYVNWPAVAYIPASVDWTRFISTASWCLSGLEQAGTVVEEVEDSQRTIIGSLIPLIGLAVITYVPPIIAGASVSREPLDLSKWKTGYWAEVSYQVGGNALKFFTVVGGVLSAFGLTLSALCTTTRIISGMALTEAFPGKVGVWFSRRNKRFGTYHWTLTFNTVLTGLFSTVLGFGSLVLVDQCLYGIRVVVILISFYRFRQLYPYLPRPFRIPFDGWRLHLMMGVALASSVALTIVSLFQEKLTVILCVAVVGSSFLVSFLYCHFVHRHDFAGRIVTFVAIPVSRHSNDGGNTDAAATRRVSPEAPAPTRE; this is encoded by the coding sequence ATGTACACATTTACCATCAGCGGAGCCTACGGAATCGAAGAAGCGGTGATGGGCGGCGGTGTGCTCTTAACCATCGTCTCGATTATTGTCATTCCTGTGATAATGGGGGCTCCAATGGTGCTGGTTGTGGCAGAGCTGgcagctgcggtgccgtCCAACGCCGGCTTCCTCATGTGGATCAAACTGTCGTTTCACCGGTGTGTGTACCTTTCCATGGCAATCATGTCGCTCATCTACATCGCCGTTGACAATGCTCTCTATCCGACAATGTTCTCCGAGTATTTGTGCACATCCATCCGCTGCAGTGATACGGGGGCGAAGTTTCTGCGACTGGGAATGCTGCTCTTCACGTACGCCCTGAACATGCTGGGTGTGGAAGCGGTTGGCGTGACGAGTGTGGTGCTGACCGTGCTCACGGTGGCCCCATTTGTGCTCATGTATCTTCTGCAACAGCTGCACACGGGCTTTTACGTGAACTGGCCAGCCGTGGCCTACATCCCGGCATCCGTCGATTGGACTAGGTTTATCTCCACCGCCTCGTGGTGCCTCTCTGGACTTGAGCAAGCTGGGACAGTCGTGGAAGAGGTCGAGGACTCGCAGCGGACCATAATCGGATCTCTCATTCCACTTATTGGGCTTGCGGTGATCACCTACGTACCCCCCATCATCGCAGGTGCCAGCGTATCGAGAGAGCCATTGGATTTGTCGAAGTGGAAGACCGGCTACTGGGCGGAGGTATCGTACCAGGTAGGCGGTAACGCTCTCAAGTTTTTTACCGTGGTGGGTGGCGTTCTCTCGGCGTTTGGGCTGACACTCTCGGCGCTGTGCACTACTACACGCATCATTTCGGGGATGGCGCTCACAGAGGCCTTTCCAGGAAAGGTGGGGGTGTGGTTTTCGCGGCGCAACAAACGATTTGGCACGTACCACTGGACACTGACCTTCAACACAGTCCTCACTGGCCTCTTCTCGACGGTGCTGGGCTTCGGTTCTTTGGTGCTGGTGGATCAGTGCCTCTATGGCATTCGCGTTGTTGTAATCTTAATCTCGTTTTACCGCTTTCGCCAACTGTATCCGTATCTGCCGCGACCCTTCCGAATTCCATTCGACGGTTGGCGACTGCACCTCATGATGGGCGTGGCCTTGGCGTCGTCTGTTGCCCTCACCattgtttctctctttcaGGAAAAATTAACGGTTATTTTatgcgtcgccgtcgtcggtaGCTCCTTTCTTGTGTCATTTTTGTATTGCCATTTTGTGCACCGGCACGATTTCGCTGGCCGTATTGTCACCTTTGTCGCGATCCCAGTCagccgccacagcaacgATGGCGGCAATACggatgcggctgcgacgcgcCGTGTATCGCCAGAGGCTCCTGCGCCCACAAGAGAATAG
- a CDS encoding putative 3-methylcrotonoyl-CoA carboxylase beta subunit, which produces MEGFVEQLRARVRYVQAGGVVSAEEAAKAGVSISSLEADDRVRKLHLSRGKMLARERIERLIDPGTRFLELSQLAGWDLYWDDKKKEYERCYSGGIVTGVGIVNGVRCMLVANDATVKGGTYYPITVKKHLRAQKIAEQNHLPCIYLVDSGGANLSRQDDVFPDEQHFGHIFFNEARMSTKSISQIAVVMGSCTAGGAYVPAMADESIIVARNGTIFLGGPPLVFAATGEKVSSEDLGGADVHCRISGVADHYATDDLHALYLARRAVANLNLKEHNEARNPTDVKPVPPLYDPRELGGFIPDMLSDVVKSFDVRAIIARIVDGSRFDEFKALYGSTLVCGFARVEGMQVGIIANQGILYSESALKGAHFIGLCTQRKVPLLFLQNITGFMVGKKYEEGGIARNGARLVMAVSTAPVPKITVLIGGSYGAGNYGMCGRAFEPRFLFMWPNARISVMGGTQAATVLALTNRNLKNASEAEVAAFKDKVKRKYEREGSCYYSTARLWDDGVIAPEDTRVVVAEALRATRLAPMVKKIE; this is translated from the coding sequence ATGGAGGGTTtcgtggagcagctgcgcgcgcgcgtgcggtaCGTGCAAGCCGGAGGCGTTGtgtcggcggaggaggctgccaAGGCGGGCGTCTCTATTTCGTCCCTCGAGGCGGACGACCGGGTCCGCAAGCTGCACCTGAGCCGCGGCAAGATGCTCGCGCGCGAGCGCATCGAGCGGCTTATCGACCCCGGCACCCGCTTCCTCGAGCTCTCGCAGCTGGCTGGGTGGGACTTGTACTGGGATGACAAGAAGAAGGAGTACGAGCGGTGCTACAGTGGTGGCATTGTGACGGGCGTCGGCATCGTGAACGGCGTTCGATGCATGCTCGTCGCGAACGACGCAACGGTGAAGGGCGGAACATACTACCCGATCACCGTGAAGaagcacctgcgcgcgcagaAGATTGCGGAGCAGAACCACTTGCCTTGCATCTATCtcgtcgacagcggcggcgccaacCTCAGCCGCCAGGACGACGTCTTCCCTGATGAGCAGCACTTTGGCCATATATTTTTCAACGAGGCGCGAATGTCCACCAAGTCCATCTCGCAGATtgcggtggtgatgggcAGCTGCACGGCGGGTGGCGCCTACGTGCCGGCCATGGCAGATGAGAGCATCATCGTGGCCCGCAACGGCACCATCTTCCTCGGCGGTCCGCCGCTTGTCTTCGCGGCCACCGGAGAAAAGGTATCGTCAGAGGAtctcggcggcgcagacgtgcactgccgcatcagcggcgtGGCGGATCACTACGCGACTGACGACCTGCACGCCTTGTAcctcgcgcgccgcgccgtggcAAACTTGAACTTGAAGGAGCACAACGAAGCGCGAAACCCAACCGATGTgaagccggtgccgccgctgtacGACCCGAGGGAGCTGGGCGGCTTTATCCCGGATATGCTGTCGGACGTCGTCAAGAGCTTCGACGTGCGGGCCATCATTGCGCGCATcgtcgacggcagccgctTCGATGAGTTCAAGGCGCTATACGGCAGCACGCTTGTGTGCGGCTTCGCAAGGGTTGAGGGGATGCAGGTAGGCATTATCGCGAACCAGGGCATCCTCTATTCGGAGTCCGCCCTGAAGGGGGCGCACTTTATCGGTCTGTGCACGCAGCGcaaggtgccgctgctcttccttcAGAACATCACCGGCTTCATGGTGGGCAAAAAgtacgaggagggcggcatCGCTCGCAACGGTGCTCGGCTCGTGATGGCAGTCTCCACAGCACCGGTGCCGAAGATCACGGTGCTCATAGGCGGCAGCTATGGCGCCGGCAACTACGGCATGTGCGGGCGCGCCTTCGAGCCGCGCTTCCTCTTCATGTGGCCAAACGCGCGCATCAGCGTGATGGGCGGGACGCAGGCCGCTACAGTGCTTGCCTTAACGAACCGTAACTTGAAGAATGCCTCGGAGGCCGAGGTTGCTGCCTTCAAGGACAAGGTGAAGAGGAAGTACGAGAGGGAGGGTTCGTGCTACTACAGCACCGCGCGCCTCTGGGACGACGGCGTGATCGCTCCGGAGGACACGCGTGTCGTTGTGGCAGAAGCACTGCGTGCGACGCGGCTGGCACCGATGGTAAAAAAAATAGAGTGA
- a CDS encoding putative protein kinase has translation MSIAFVGVSAVPPLERQKQRLANMDPSVYAVFEECRYKSLLAICHLARIIDAAMRGLDESTQVPASQPCEDTSHHDCALRSAANADREEPVGRPIADPTISRGSNEDLPLFIPLMDDNSDVSFCSMLHVEAESSSNASGLGYLSENAAKERSKQSTDMKATSHAALGNRERDVALFPHLNGHWECGIFGGKRVYIDTGGLYLGRGATALVYEGWMVVTDAMDGSEVCLAKVPVAIKEVTYNAKDRRLHDLYELAVNLRLNMVHPGIVHSYYAGTYMPRLAGFRSAEKAMVYAHLVLARSVTGSVADVLKRSGPFPESEIKRCMTEILSALQCVHEDHNCVHNDVKPHNILIFDDSSAYYAEFKYQIIDLTDIAPATPIEDVLRDLAAERKQQQNIFSERGTVMYMSPESCLGLGTLTSNDVWSLGITAFHMATGTLPWRPLERQYPSMILNGYRRKFTLRSLVDMHVNDAFGASGSCYPTGTDNPLHADSDGKPRARFHASSAPGSRATGGASCTSQVFCDQYKGFGPILDMLDEVSVSSEFRSFLEQCLTENPVKRPTCRQLRSHPFVKDVTVASQH, from the coding sequence ATGTCGATTGCCTTTGTAGGAGTTTCTGCGGTGCCGCCCTTGGAGAGGCAGAAGCAGAGGCTGGCAAACATGGACCCCTCTGTGTACGCGGTCTTCGAGGAGTGCCGGTACAAAAGTCTGCTTGCCATCTGCCATCTGGCCCGAATCATAGATGCTGCCATGCGTGGGCTTGACGAATCGACACAAGTGCCCGCTTCACAGCCGTGCGAAGACACAAGCCACCACGATTGTGCCCTTCGGAGCGCAGCGAACGCAGACAGGGAGGAGCCTGTCGGACGTCCAATAGCGGATCCCACCATCAGCCGTGGTAGCAATGAAGATCTACCCCTCTTCATACCTTTGATGGACGACAATTCGGACGTCTCATTCTGCTCCATGTTGCACGTAGAGGCGGAGAGTAGCTCCAACGCAAGTGGTCTGGGGTACTTGTCCGAGAACGCCGCGAAGGAGCGAAGCAAGCAGAGCACAGACATGAAAGCCACCTCTCACGCCGCTCTCGGAAACAGGGAGCGTGACGTTGCCCTTTTTCCCCACCTCAACGGCCACTGGGAATGCGGCATCTTTGGCGGGAAACGGGTGTACATCGATACTGGTGGCTTGTACCTCGGCCGCGGTGCGACCGCGTTGGTTTACGAGGGGTGGATGGTTGTCACGGACGCGatggacggcagcgaggtGTGCCTCGCCAAGGTTCCGGTCGCAATCAAGGAGGTCACTTACAATGCGAAAGATAGAAGGCTGCACGACTTGTACGAGCTGGCGGTGAATCTGCGCTTGAATATGGTGCATCCTGGAATAGTGCACAGCTACTACGCAGGCACGTACATGCCACGCCTAGCTGGCTTCCGCAGTGCAGAGAAGGCGATGGTGTACGCGCACCTAGTGTTGGCGCGCAGTGTCACAGGGAGTGTTGCAGATGTGCTGAAGCGCAGTGGTCCATTTCCAGAGTCGGAAATCAAGCGGTGCATGACGGAGATATTGTCGGCGCTCCAGTGCGTTCACGAGGACCACAACTGCGTTCACAACGACGTAAAACCGCACAACATTCTCATCTTCGACGACTCTAGTGCCTACTACGCTGAGTTCAAGTATCAAATCATTGACTTGACCGATATTGCCCCGGCTACACCCATCGAAGACGTTCTGCGGGATCTTGCCGCCGAAAGGAAACAGCAACAGAATATTTTCTCGGAGAGGGGTACGGTTATGTACATGTCCCCAGAGAGCTGCCTGGGGCTGGGGACACTGACAAGCAACGATGTATGGTCGCTCGGCATCACGGCGTTCCACATGGCAACGGGAACGTTGCCTTGGAGGCCACTGGAGCGGCAGTATCCCAGTATGATCCTGAACGGGTACCGTCGAAAGTTCACATTGCGGAGTCTAGTCGACATGCATGTCAACGACGCATTTGGAGCTTCTGGTTCTTGTTACCCGACTGGAACGGACAACCCTCTGCATGCTGACAGCGACGGTAAGCCGCGTGCCAGATTTcacgccagcagcgcacctGGCTCGAGGGCCACCGGTGGGGCCAGTTGCACAAGCCAAGTGTTCTGCGACCAGTACAAGGGCTTTGGGCCAATCCTTGACATGCTGGACGAGGTGAGCGTCTCAAGTGAATTCCGTAGCTTTTTGGAGCAGTGTCTCACTGAGAACCCAGTCAAGCGCCCAACATGCCGCCAACTGAGAAGCCATCCATTTGTGAAGGACgtgacggtggcgtcgcAACACTGA
- a CDS encoding tetratricopeptide repeat (TPR) protein translates to MPPKGLFKSAAKAQRAKAKKERQLLEARMRECYEKCAEARGYLEPTGRSAEPNFTKAKTALDAAIEAYDASSLAFFLLGQWNRMQGMYKEAIECYSHALDLEPTNVQALEWRANCFQTLHDYLHAIEDNTSIISLDPENDHAYNMRGLCVLQSSVPGLRLRSVHFESCVRDFSAAVRLNEANYYAMANLGKAYEVQGHLEKAIECYGKALDSSEGYAYARFRRGCTALHMAERSILRREESEGSSDSDAPEASADAAKAVHGSSTQHMTEAASSTISRVPGGATTLKEVKAEVRQQIEEEEEAQKAAKLLKLADGDFTMLLDRSPEAKILTADATVVLNIGICALLSKNINRAEEHLKLAQEIVAKRPGLVEEGEAPPLENMDTFNSVLAIRLNELQKLKDMARSAA, encoded by the coding sequence ATGCCTCCGAAAGGTTTGTTCAAGTCCGCGGCAAAGGCTCAGAGGGCAAAAGCCAAGAAGGAAAggcagctgctcgaggcgCGTATGAGGGAGTGCTACGAAAAATGTGCTGAGGCCCGAGGATATCTAGAACCGACAGGTCGTAGCGCGGAGCCAAACTTCACCAAGGCCAAAACGGCACTGGATGCTGCCATTGAGGCATACGACGCAAGCTCGCTTGCGTTCTTCCTGCTCGGGCAATGGAACCGAATGCAGGGAATGTACAAGGAAGCGATCGAGTGCTACTCTCACGCGCTGGACTTGGAGCCAACAAACGTGCAGGCTCTTGAATGGCGCGCAAACTGCTTCCAAACCTTGCACGATTACCTGCACGCCATCGAAGACAATACTAGTATTATCTCGCTAGATCCAGAAAACGATCATGCGTACAACATGCGCGGTCTTTGTGTTCTGCAGAGCAGCGTACCGGGGTTGCGCTTGCGCTCCGTTCATTTTGAGTCCTGCGTGCGTGACTTTAGCGCCGCGGTCCGCCTCAACGAGGCCAACTACTACGCTATGGCAAACTTGGGCAAGGCGTACGAGGTCCAAGGCCACTTGGAGAAGGCGATCGAGTGCTACGGAAAGGCGCTCGACAGTAGTGAAGGCTATGCCTACGCGAGGTTTCGCCGTGGATGCACAGCGTTGCACATGGCGGAGAGGTCAATTCTGCggcgagaggagagcgaaggGAGTTCTGATAGCGACGCGCCGGAGGCATCTGCCGACGCGGCGAAGGCAGTGCATGGCAGCTCAACCCAACACATGACAGAAGCGGCCTCCTCGACTATTAGTCGAGTCCCTGGCGGCGCGACGACTCTCAAGGAGGTGAAGGCCGAGGTGCGCCAGCAAattgaggaggaggaggaagcgcagAAGGCAGCGAAGCTGTTGAAGCTGGCTGATGGCGATTTCACTATGTTGCTAGACCGCAGCCCGGAGGCAAAGATACTCACGGCGGATGCGACCGTGGTGCTGAACATCGGCATTTGCGCACTTTTGAGCAAGAACATCAACAGGGCGGAGGAGCATCTGAAGCTCGCTCAGGAGATCGTGGCAAAGAGACCGGGCCTTgtcgaggagggggaggcgccgccgcttgaAAACATGGACACCTTCAACAGCGTACTGGCTATTCGGTTGAATGAGCTGCAGAAGTTGAAAGACATGGCGAGATCCGCGGCATGA